The following are encoded together in the Cyanobacterium aponinum PCC 10605 genome:
- a CDS encoding phosphoketolase family protein has protein sequence MIQSIEKSVTLSTEELKKIDAYWRACNYLAVGMIYLQDNPLLKETLKPEHVKNRLLGHWGSSPGLSFVYVHLNRLINKYDLNMVYLAGPGHGAPGILAPVYLEGTYSEIYTDKTQDEAGMHKFFKQFSFPGHIGSHVTPETPGSIHEGGELGYSVSHAYGAVLDNPDLISVVMVGDGESETGPLATAWHSNKFINPIRDGAVLPILHLNGYKIANPTILSRISHEELKALFVGYGYEPYFVEGDDPMIMHQKMAEVLEECVGKIRLIQEEARRTGVPKRPRWPMIVFRSPKGWTGPKTVDGRKVEGFWRSHQVPMGSMHSNPEHLQMLEQWMKSYKPEELFDENGTLIPELQELAPKGDRRMSANPVANGGLLRKDLNLPDFKDPKYVIDVIEPGKIEVENTKVMGNFLRDVMAKNMTTFRVFGPDETASNRLNPIYEVSKKVWMADYLPEDEDGGELSPDGRVMEMLSEHTLQGWLETYLLTGRHGLFHTYEAFAHVVDSMFNQHAKWLDICKNKVPWRAPVSSLNILLSSTVWRQDHNGFSHQDPGYVDLVTNKSADVVRVYFPPDANCLLSVTDHCLRSKDYVNVIIADKQKHLQYLNIEEAVKHCTKGIGIWEWASNDDQGTSADEPDVIMACCGDVPTMESLAATAILRKECPELKVRFINVVDLFKLQDDSEHPHGLSKIDFATLFTEDKPIIFNFHGYPWLIHKLAYRHVRESDRLHVRGYKEQGNINTPLELAIQNQIDRFNLVIDVIDRVPKLGSRAAYLKERMKNEIIDHLNYAHTHGIDKPEMTNWKWPY, from the coding sequence ATGATTCAATCAATAGAAAAGTCTGTAACATTAAGTACAGAAGAGTTAAAAAAAATAGATGCTTATTGGCGCGCCTGTAATTATTTAGCCGTTGGGATGATTTATCTACAAGATAATCCTTTACTTAAAGAAACTCTCAAACCTGAACACGTAAAAAATCGTTTATTGGGTCACTGGGGTTCTAGTCCGGGGTTAAGTTTTGTTTATGTACATTTAAACCGTTTAATCAACAAATATGATCTAAATATGGTTTACTTAGCAGGACCTGGACACGGTGCACCCGGTATCCTTGCTCCCGTTTATCTTGAGGGTACTTATTCGGAAATTTACACGGACAAAACCCAAGATGAAGCGGGAATGCACAAGTTTTTTAAACAGTTTTCTTTCCCCGGACATATCGGTAGTCACGTCACCCCAGAGACTCCGGGGTCAATTCATGAAGGAGGAGAATTAGGTTATTCGGTTTCCCATGCTTACGGTGCGGTTTTAGATAATCCTGACTTAATTTCTGTGGTGATGGTGGGGGATGGTGAATCAGAAACAGGTCCTTTAGCAACGGCTTGGCACTCTAATAAGTTTATTAATCCTATTCGTGATGGTGCGGTGTTGCCTATCTTACATCTTAATGGTTACAAAATTGCTAACCCCACTATTCTCTCTCGCATTTCCCATGAGGAGTTAAAGGCATTATTTGTCGGTTATGGTTATGAACCCTATTTTGTTGAAGGGGATGATCCCATGATAATGCACCAAAAAATGGCGGAGGTGTTAGAAGAATGTGTTGGTAAAATTAGGCTTATTCAAGAGGAAGCTAGACGCACGGGAGTACCAAAACGTCCCAGATGGCCGATGATTGTTTTTCGTTCTCCTAAAGGTTGGACTGGTCCTAAAACTGTTGATGGTCGCAAGGTAGAGGGTTTTTGGCGATCGCACCAAGTACCCATGGGGAGTATGCACAGTAATCCTGAACATTTACAGATGTTAGAACAATGGATGAAAAGCTATAAACCAGAAGAATTATTCGATGAAAATGGTACTTTAATCCCCGAACTGCAAGAATTAGCTCCAAAAGGCGATCGCCGTATGAGTGCCAATCCTGTAGCAAATGGTGGTTTATTACGCAAAGATTTAAACTTACCTGATTTTAAAGATCCCAAATATGTCATCGATGTTATTGAACCGGGCAAAATAGAGGTGGAAAACACCAAAGTGATGGGGAACTTTTTACGGGATGTGATGGCAAAAAACATGACCACCTTCCGAGTATTTGGTCCTGATGAAACCGCTTCTAACCGCCTAAATCCTATTTATGAGGTATCAAAAAAAGTTTGGATGGCGGACTATCTACCTGAAGATGAAGACGGCGGCGAATTATCTCCCGATGGTCGTGTTATGGAAATGTTAAGTGAACATACCCTGCAAGGATGGCTAGAAACCTATCTTTTAACAGGTCGCCATGGCTTATTCCACACCTACGAAGCCTTTGCCCATGTGGTGGACTCCATGTTTAACCAACACGCTAAATGGTTAGACATATGCAAAAATAAAGTACCTTGGAGAGCCCCTGTATCATCCCTTAATATTTTACTTTCTTCCACTGTTTGGCGCCAAGACCATAATGGTTTCTCTCACCAAGACCCCGGGTATGTGGATTTAGTCACCAACAAAAGTGCAGACGTGGTAAGGGTTTATTTCCCCCCCGATGCTAACTGTTTACTCAGTGTGACAGATCATTGTTTACGCAGTAAAGATTATGTCAATGTCATTATTGCCGATAAACAAAAACATTTGCAGTATCTCAACATTGAAGAAGCCGTAAAACACTGTACCAAAGGAATCGGTATTTGGGAATGGGCTAGTAATGATGATCAAGGCACTTCTGCGGATGAACCCGATGTCATCATGGCTTGTTGTGGAGATGTTCCCACGATGGAATCTTTAGCGGCAACGGCTATTTTAAGAAAAGAATGTCCTGAACTCAAAGTTCGTTTTATCAACGTAGTGGACTTATTCAAACTTCAAGACGATAGTGAACATCCTCACGGTTTATCAAAAATTGACTTTGCAACTCTGTTCACAGAAGATAAACCCATTATTTTCAACTTCCACGGTTATCCTTGGTTAATTCATAAATTAGCCTACCGTCATGTCAGAGAGAGCGATCGCCTCCATGTAAGAGGATATAAAGAACAAGGTAACATTAACACTCCTTTAGAACTAGCTATCCAAAACCAGATCGATCGCTTCAATTTAGTGATTGATGTAATTGATCGTGTTCCTAAACTTGGTTCTCGGGCGGCATATTTAAAAGAAAGAATGAAAAATGAAATTATCGATCATTTAAACTATGCTCATACCCATGGTATCGACAAACCTGAGATGACTAACTGGAAATGGCCTTATTGA